CATGAAATGAAAGGGCGGTTAAGCAGCGGTTTATCGACATTGGTAACAAACAATACTGTAAAGAGTCTTAGTGTGGCTGTCGGAGGTGTATCTCGGTTACAGGATGTCAAAGCTTCGTTCGGTGCGGAAATTGTTGCTGATCTTGAAAAGAAAAAGTTCATACTCAAAGATAACCGTTTGGTGCTCAATGATCTCGGTCTTATGTTCAGCGGGGCGGTTTCTCTGTTCGAAAACGCTATCGACACAGATCTTGATTTCAAAGCCGAAAAAGCGACTCTGAAAGAGTTTCTTTCTCTCGTGCCGGTGGTTTATGAGCGTAACTATGAAAAAATTGATGCCGAAGGTGTTATTTCTCTGTCAGGTCATGTGAAGGGGCTTTATAAAGATAATCAGCTGCCTGCCTTCAGGCTGGATTTGGAGGTAAGCAATGGCAATTTCGGCTATAAAGACGTTCCGATAAGGGTCGAAGAGGTTGATTTCAAGGGAGGTATAGAAAACCCGGGCGGCAGTGCTGATAAAACTGTTCTCTTTGTTCCTGAGTTCAACCTGAAAGTAAACGGTCGGCCTGTTATCATGACGCTCGGTGTGAGTACACCATTTTCCGACCCTTTTTTCGATATGGCTATCGATGGTTCGATCGATCTTGCCGATGTTCAACGGATTTTTCGGATCAAAGATATGGACCTTACCGGCGATATACGATCAGATATCGTTGTTAAAGGGAGGCTTTCAGCTTTTAATGCAGGCGTTTCGGGATCAGGAGCGGCTGAAGCTTATGGATCGGTTACAGCAAAAGGCATTACCATCGCATCCGAAAAGTTTACTCCTGATGTTGCGATATCATCGGCACAACTCAACCTTTCGCCCGGTTATCTGGACCTTGTCGAGCTGCGCATGAAAACCGGGAAAAGTGACTTTGCCGCAAATGGCAGGCTGGAGAATTATATCGCATATATCATGAAAAAAGGAAAACTAACGGGAACTGCAGATGTTCGTTCAACTTTTGTGCAGCTCGATGAGTTTCGCAATCTGCAAGAAGAGAAAATGGCTGTAATGCTTCCTGACAATTTATCCATGAAAATCAATGGAACTTTTGACCGTGTAAGGTTCGATGACATGCTGTTCGAGGGTGTAAATGGATCAATCGTTCTCGAGGAAGAAAAGCTTGATTTCAACGACATCAATGCAGAGACTCTTGGGGGAAAGGTTTCTATCAATGGGTTTTACAATACGAAAGGGGGAAAAACGGACACGGATTTCAGCATTAGTGCGACCGAAATGAATATCGTGCGTTCCTATGAATCACTGGAATTACTCGAAAAGGTGGCTCCTGTGGCCGAATATGCGAAAGGTGATGTCTCGGCCAAGCTCACAATGCGTTCGCATTTGGATGATGATCTGAAGCCTGTTCCTGAATCGATTTCAGGCAAGGGCAGGGTGGAAACGAAGGGATTGCTTGTCGAAGATTTTCCACCGATCCGTAAACTGGCACTGCTTCTTGACGTCGATGCTCTCGATACCCTTAGAATTCCGGAGACTGCGGTTGATTTTGCCATCGACAAAGGGTTTGTAGAGACAGCGCCATTTTCTTTCAGGGTCAATGATATCAGGTTACACGCTTCAGGCGTTACCGGCTTTGATAAAAGTCTTGACTGGAAAATAGGGCTTGAAATTCCCAGGAAATATATTGGAAAAGCAGGATCGAAAACCATCGCCGGTTTGCTTGAGAAACTTCCGTCGGAAAGTATGGAAATCTCCCTTCCGGATACGGTCGTTGTCGATGCTGTGTTGAAGGGGTCGGTTAAAGAGCCTGAAATAGAGCTTGATCTGGGAAAAACGTCCAAACGTATTGCAGCGCGTTTGAAGGAGCGTATGCGGCAGACAATCGCTGATGAGCTTCGTGGCAGGTTTCTGCCAGAGCAGGAGGGAGATATCGCTGTTGGAGACAGCGGGAATGTTGCGGATATTCTGGAAAAAACAGCAGGCGACATTCTTTTCAACAGGAAGGGGGCTCGGAAAGATACAGCCGACACGCCGGAAAAAGAAGAAGGTACGTTACCTTCATTTATTGAAAACATTTTTGCTCCTTCAAAGAAAATGCCCCATGGACAAGAGACGGCTCGTGGCACAAGTATTACCGCAGACAGTACAGAAAAGAGTGGCGGTAGTGATGAGCCGGGCGACACAATAGGGGTAAACATCGGTGTTGACAGCGTTGAGGGAAAAAAGAGTATCATTGAGCTGTTCCAATGAACCATGATATTTCAGAAGAACGCTCGAAAGACCGCAAGCGTTTTTCATGAAGACAGTTTTCAGGAAGTTCACAAGGTTGCCGTTATCATGCAGAAGTTTATTCCTTACATTTTTGCTTGACAAGTGAGGCTTTTATTGGTTAATAACGTGCAGAGGGAATGCAATGCAATGGCTTTACTGTGATTTTCATATTCACACAACGTGGAGTGACGGCCAATGTTCCCTCGACAGGGTCGTCGAGTTATATGGGACGGCTGGATTTGACGTTATCGCGATTACAGACCATGTGCTCGACAGCAAAAGTATCATAAAAAGCGGAAAAAGAGAGGCCGAACTCCGTGCTGTCAGTAGAGAGGGTTTTTCCGGTTATCAGCAGGCCTTATGGGCGGCGGCCAGGAGGGCCTGGGAGAAGTATGCCATGCTGTTGATTCCGGGGATTGAAATAACAAACAATACATCCCGTTATCACATTCTTGCGCTCGATGTCAAGGACTATATATCTCCGGATCTCGATGTCGATACCATCATTGAGAAAACAAGAGCGCAGCAGGGTATTTCCGTTGCGTGTCATCCCTACGTGAGAAATCATTCGGGTGAAGATCCTTCGGTACATCTTTGGAAAAACCACGAAAGGCTTGCGACAATGTTCGATGCCTGGGAGGTTGCGAACCGTGATGATCTCTTTAATGTTGTTGGTTTGAAAAAGTTTAATTATATCGCTAATTCAGATTTTCACGAAGAACGACATTTGCTTTCCTGGAAAACGCTGCTGAGATGTGAAAAAAACATCGAGGCGGTCAAGGAGGCAATAAGAAACAATGACAGAGTATCTCTTTTTCTTTACAGAGGCGGAAAAATCAAATGATCTGCCGTTTTCAGGCGGGGCGGGCAGGGTATGAAGCTGCTTAACAACAATGACAAGCATCCGCATCTCGAACGTCTGCTGGAAAGGTCAAAAAATATCGATCTTGACGGGGAATCGAGGATTCTGATCCTGAGCGATTTGCATATGGGCAACGGGGGGAGACGTGACGAGTTCAGGCACAATGCTGCTCTTGTCGATGCTGTTATGAGCAAGTATTACCTTCCGGAAAAGTACAGCCTTATTCTCAATGGTGATATTGAAGAACTTTTTAAGTTTCCTCTCGATGATATCGTTGCTCAATGGCGGCATATTTATCAACTTTTTCTTCGTTTTAACGAAACAGGCTTTTTTTTAAGAACCATTGGGAACCACGATGCTTCGCTTCAGGATGAAAAAGATTACCTGTTGGCGCCTTTTCTGCTGGAATCACTGAAACTGTCCTATCGTCAAGAGAACATTCTGGTTTTTCACGGTCACCAAGCATCGGTTTTCCTCTGGGAGACATATCCGGTTGTCAGCCGTTCGATAGTCTGGTTTTTACGCTACGTAGCAAAACCGTTCGGTATCAGGAATTTTTCAATTGCTTATAATAGCCGTCGCCGTTTCGCAATTGAAAAATCGATCTATGATTTTTCCAATAACGCGAAAATTGTTTCGGTTATCGGTCATACACATCGCCCTCTTTTTGAATCGCTTTCCAAGGTTGATTATCTCAACTATCGGATTGAAGAGCTTTGCCGTGCGTTTCCTGCAGCACAAAAGCAAGAAAGGGAGATAATACAAGATAAAATATCGACTCTCAAGGAAGAGCTCGCTGCCTGTTACGAGCAGGGGAAAAAAATCGGTTTGCGTAGCGGGGTATACAATAACCTGACTATACCCAGTGTTTTTAATTCAGGGTGCGCTATTGGCAAGAGGGGAATCACCGCACTGGAGATAGACCACGAAAAGATACGCCTTGTTTACTGGTATAACGGTAAACAGAGCCGGAAATTTTTAAGTGATCGTGACAGCCGTCCGATACGACTTGATGGAACAAGTTATTACAGGATTGTGTTGAATGAAGATCACCTTGATTATGTTTTTTCCCGTTTGCATCTGTTGGCGTGATTTTACTATGATATTCGCAAGAGCCCCCAGGTTTCGTTCTATAAAATCAAAGTAACTGTTTTAAAGGTCAAGCCGGAAAGTGACTGAAGAGAAAAGATGCTCTATCGAAAATATCATTCGCTAAATTAAACACTTAATTCCGCAGACTGATTGCTTGACTTGTCTGCTAACTATGATATATATACCATACATGAAGCGCTTGCAGTTCTTTTTGTTTTTATGCATTTCCTTTTCTGTGTTTTTTTATGACTCTTTGTTTGCAGAGGAGTCCATGCTTTCGAGGTATGATCTCGGTAGTCCGGAAAATCATCTGAAACTCGCTCCCGTACTGAAAGAAATTTCAGGAATTGCCGTGACGGATGATAATCGATTGTTTGCTCATGATGATGAAAAAGGGACGGTTTATCAGCTTGACATGAAAAGTGGTAAAATTATCAAGCGTTTTTCAATCTTTGAGAAACGCTGGTTTGGCCGGGAGCTTGTCATGGAAGACTTTGAGGACATTGCAGTTTTGGGCAAACGGTTTTATATGGTTTCCAGTGCCGGGGTGATTTACGAGTTTCGAGAGGGAAATGATGGAGAAAAGGTGGAGGCTGTCAGGCATGAAACATTTCTGAACGATCTCTACGACGTCGAAGGACTTTGCTATGATCCGGAGTCAGATGCATTGTTGCTTGCCTGTAAAGAATACCCGAAAGAGTTTTCATTGCAGCAGTTGGTCCTTGACAAAGAAAAATCAAAACTTAAGCAGAAGCCGGTTTATTCATTTTCACTGGAAAGCATGTCACTTGACAAAACCCCGAGGTTTCTTATTGACAGCAAGTTTTTGAAAAAAAAGAGTGCGAAGAAAAAATTCAAACCTTCGGCTATAGAACGTCATCCTCAGTCAGGGACATTTTTTGTCCTGGCGGCAAGAGGAAAGCTTCTTGTAGAAATTGATCCCCAAGGGAAGATTATCGATGTTGCCCGTCTTCCGTCAAAAGATCACGCTCAACCGGAAGGACTCGCTTTTACTGCCGATAATGAGATGCTGATCAGTAATGAAGGGGTTGGAGGAAATGCAACTTTGCTTAAGTATTCGATACGAAAACAGCGCTCATCTTTGCAGTAAGTTGCTTTGAAAGGTTTTTTGTCACGAAACCTGTATATTTGTTGCTCTTATATTCATTTCATGATTTTTGGCAGGTCAGGGAAAGACTTTCAATATCGGGAACGTTATGAGATTTTTTTTGAAAAAATATATCGTAACGGGGTTGGTTATTGCCTCGACCTCATTATGCTCATTTTCGATTGGCATTGCCCAACCTCAAAAGATTCCCAAGTCTATTATCGGCGACCAAAAAAGAGTACAGGTTGTTCCAGGAGAACACTACAGGGCAAGCTCCTTACATCGTATGCTTTTTGGTGATCACTGGCGTTCGCTCTGGACATCTCCGATGGATGTTGATGTTCTTGATTTACAAAGCTTTGCCGGGGGACTGAAACCTTACAAAAAAGGAGGTGGCTTTCAGACAATCAGTCTCCGTTTCCGGGGTTCTGATGGAAAACAATATCGTTTCAGGACTGTTGACAAGGATCCGACAAGAGGGATGCCTGAAAAGTTGCGCGGCACTGTGGTTTCAGCTGTTGTTCAGGATCAGGTGAGCTCTTCAAACCCAGCAAGCGTTGCTGTTATTTCGCCTTTACTCGATGCGGCCGGAGTTCTGCATGCGCCTGCCAGGTTTGTCGTTATGCCTTATGACCGTGAGCATCTCGGGAAGTATTACGAAGAGTTTGCAGGTCTTCTCGGTACGATTGAAGAGCATCCCGATGAAAATGACGGGCCGGTAAATGCGTTTGCAGGAGCGGACAAGGTTGTCAAGACCGATACCATGTTCGAGGCGCTCCAGAAGGATAACCGGAACAGGGTGGATGCAGAGGCCTACCTCAGAGCCCGTCTTATCGATCTTTTTATCGGTGACTGGGACAGGCATGCCGGTCAGTGGCGATGGGCGGGTTTCAGGGAAAAAGGAGAAGTTGTTTGGCGCCCTGTACCTAAAGACCGCGATAATGCCTTTTCACGTCAAGATGGTGTGTTTTCCTGGGTAGTAACCCAGGTTATTCCACACATAGAAGGGTTCGGTGATGACCTCGATGAGGTTTACTTTCTTTCCTGGTCAGGTCGCCCTCTCGATCGTCGCATTTTTCCCGGTTTGTCCAGGGTTCGGTGGAAAGAGGTGACAAACGAATTGCAGACTCTTTTAACGGATGAGCTTATAAACGACGCTGTGCGTCAGATGCCGCCTGCCATGTATGCAGAAGAGGGAGAGAAGATTCTGCATGATCTTAAAACGAGGCGTGATCTTCTGGTCGAGGCCTCGGATGAGTTGTACCGAATTTATGCTGAAGATGTTGATATTTATGCCAGCGACAAACCGGAATTTGCGAAGATAGAACGTAACGGTGACGGTACTGTCGCCGTGAAGATTTACAGAATGCAGGATGATTTGGCATCGCGGGATGCTGTTCCTTTTTATGCAAGAGTATTCGATCCGCGGCACACTGCTGAAATAAGATTATATCTGGAAGGTGGAAACGATTATGCTGTTATCGACGGTATCCTCGCGGAGGATATAGATGTTCGGATTATAGGTGGAAAAGGAAAAGACAAAATCATTGACAGGGTGACAGCTTCAGCCGGCGGTTTCAGCACAAGGGCCGGGAACTATCTTTATGACCGGGGATCGGAAACTGACTTCGGCGAAGGTAAATATACGGTTGTTGACAACAGCAGGATCGAGGACCCGATCGATGAGCGCGCGAAGTATGGTTTCAAAGCCAGAGATTATGGTCGTGAACTGGATGCATCTATTGCAAATCTCAGATTGGATTACGCTCCGGAATATGGTGCTTTTCTTGGATGGGGGGTTGTTCTCGAGGATTATGGCTTTCGCAAGGACCCTTATAATTACAATATGGAACTGAGCGGTGGTATTGCATATGATCCCGGCTCCGAGTTTCGTTACAAGCTTGAATACAGAGGTGATTTTCGTTCGTTTATTGACGGTACGGAGTTGCTTCTCGAAATTGGAACAACCGAGCTTGACGTTATCAATTTTTATGGTTTCGGAAACGAATCGTCTTTTGATACATCTCTGTACGACGAAGATGATTTCGAGATAAAGCAGCAATTGACCTGGATACGCCCGACACTGCAGTTTCCGGCCAACTCCGATTTTCAGTTCAGGACCGGTTTGGAAGCAAAATTCGTCGATCTCGAGGTTGAACCCGGTTCACAGCTGGAAACCATGGCTCCTTATGGTATCGATGAAGATTTTGTCGGCAGTATTATTGCTGGGTTTCGCTATGATAACCGTGACTGCGGTAAGGGAATCATGCTTTCACCCACAAATCAGCTAGGGCGGCTTGCTCGTGGAAGGACCTTTTGTGCTACGGCAGCTTTGAGTGGTATGGTGCTGGACATTGAAGGTGCGTACTATCCGGAGCTTTTTGGAAACAGTAACTCATTTTGGAAAGTCAAGGCTGAAGGGACCGCTTATCTCCCCTTGCCTTCATTGCCTTATTCAAGGCTTGTTTTGCGGGCGGGCGGAGAGAAGATCTGGGGAGATTTTCCGTTCTATGAGGCTGCGTATATCGGAGGTTCGGAATCGATTCGTGGCTATGACAAACAACGTTTTGCAGGGGATGCGTCTCTCTATGCCAATTCTGAGTTCAGGTTCTACCTTGCTACGTTCAAGTTTTTTGTCCCCGTTATGTTCGGCCCTCTCGCATTTATCGAAACGGGCCGGGTTTTTTACGATGGCGAAGATTCCGACAGATGGCATACAGGGTATGGTGGAGGACTTTGGTTCGGTTTCATCGAACCGCGCTATGCCTTGAGCATTGCCGTTGGCAGAGGTGTTGACAGTGCAAGGCTAACCGATGATATTGGCATATACGTTAGAACCGGATTCAGTTTCTGAGTAATTCTCCTGGCAATTGGTTTGTTATAGTTCTAATTTGTTTTTTTGATTCGTATTCCCTCCTGAGGAATTCCTCAGGGGGGACGTTTGTTTTGGGCTCTGTACTCGAGTTGGCCAACTACGCGACTTTTTTATTATGCGAACTCCTCTGAAGATATCCCGAAATTTGAAGAGTATAGGGCGGATTATCTTCGGTTTCATGATGGCGCTCTATATTTATCTGGCTTTTTTTAAAGCCTTGAGCTGTACCTACGAAGAGTTTGTATACCCAAATTATTCCTTTGTTTTCGTCTTTTTTACCACTGTTGGATTTGTTATTGGGGCAGCTGTTGCTGTATCGGATGTTTTTTTTCTTTCGAGGATCACCAGTAACCTCAATTTTCTTCTGACGCTTTTTGTCAGGACAGTATTCTATGTCATCATCGCTTTGATGGTGCTGCTGTTTTTCGTGGTTTGGGATGAATACCGATTACCGGGTAACGCAGGTGTTTTTTCTTCTGAAAGATATCTCAGAACGTTTTTTTTCGGGGAGTTTTTTGTCCTGGTTTTGTTCCTGACTATAGTCGGTATTGTGATCAACTCTTTCCGGCTTGTTGTTCAGAGGGTTGGGGAAAAAAATTTCTGGAATGTTGTCGTGGGAAGATATCATACCCCTCATGAGGAGGAAAGGGTTTTCATGTTTCTTGATTTGTACAGTTCAACTGCTCTTGCTGAAAGCATGGGACATGAACGTTATCACAACCTTCTTTATGATGTTTTTAATGATATAGCCGAACCGATTACCACATATGGTGGTGAAGTCTATCAGTATGTTGGTGACAGTGTCGTTATCACCTGGAATATTCAGGATGGCACGAAGCGACTGAACTGTATTCGCTGCTTTTTTGATATCCTGAAACGTATTGAAAAACGAGCCGGAGAATATGAGATGCGCTATCAGCATGTTCCGCATTTGAAAGCCGGGTTACATGCCGGCAAAGTAATGGCTGGTGAGGTCGGGGTGGAAAAGAGGGAAATTGTTTTTCACGGAGATACGGTCAATACAGCGGCAAGGATTCAGGAGGAGTGCGTTGAAATGGGTGAGCAGATTCTCTTGTCGGAAGAGCTGCTTTTTCTTTTTCCTGCAAAGCAGTTGAAAAAATTTGCTACACGTTTTAAAGGAATCATTTCTCTTAAGGGCAGAATGTCACAAGTTGCGCTCTATACCATCAGCGAGATGGAATGAACCGTTGCAGCATACGTTTATGGGTGCTTCATGTCGTGCGCCATTTGTTTGTATCGTTGTGTACAACCGATGATAAACGCTGTTTCGCGTGCGTTCAGTTGGTGAATGCGTAAGCATAAAGGCTGATCGAAATAATCAGGCCAACCATGAAAATTTCATAGGATAGTTTGAGATACTTGTATTTTTTATCGAGGACCTTCCCAAGATAATAGGTATCTCGTATCATGTTGGCAATATAGTACGGTTTATCCTTCAGCATCTCTTTGACTCCCCATTCGTATTGATCGATGTCGAGATTGACGAATGATCCGAAGAACAACAGGTTCGCTTTTCTGTTCTTGATATCTTCTATGGTTGTTTCATGGCGTGTTACTTTCGGGCGTGTGGCGAGCACGGATGTGATAATTGTTGCAACGCAGGTGAAAAGCATCAGAAACGTCGGTATGATAAGGTCGGGAAGTTGATCGAGTTTTCGAACAAGAAGTGAAATGATAATGGAAAAAATGAGCGAGTTTGTCTGAATCATAATGTTTGCTTTCTGATCCACGATAGCGCTGAAGCTCACATGATTTCTGGAAGATGTTCGGTAATACACCTCCATGTTTCGCTCGACACCCCGGTTTTTGGTTGCATTTTCCTTGTTCTTTTTTTTCGTTTCTTTTCTTTGCTGCTTTCGGAGTTGTTCTTTCTGTAGCTCATGTTTCAGCAAAACAAGGTTTTCCTCTTTTTTGCCATTGAATTTTTCTTGAGCCAATGCGGTGAAAAAGCTGTGTTGGAGAAAAAAATCGATACTGAGCTGAAGCCATTCGCTATCTGAAAAGGGCAAGCCTCTGTTGTTTTCGAGTTCAATTCTCAAAAGCTCGCTTTTCTTCTTATAGTTATCCGAACCCAAATTTGATAGGTCGGCATCACATACAATCTGCTGAAGCTGGTTCCGGGGAGATTGTGGGATTTTTGTCGCATGAATGCAACCTTTGATGATCTCTATCGTTTCTTTGTCAATACCTTCCTCGACAAGAAACCGTTCGGCAATTTCTGCACTTTTTTCTTCGTGTTCGATCGGGGAGTCTATGTAGCCGATATCATGAAACCAACATGCAAGCAAGACAAGAAGCACGGATTGTTCGGACAGGCCTGTACCTTCCGCAATTTCCCGTCCGAAAGCAACGGTTTCTTTAGTATGTGTCAGATCGTGATAAACGCCTGTGTTATGCTTCCCACTTTCTGCGAAACGCTGTGAAACATAGGCTGATACTTTTTCAAGGAGTGTGTTATTGACAGTCATTACGCTATATTAACAGTACTGTTGACAGTATGGTGTGTTTTTTCTCTATGAACTTTGGGTTCAGCAACATGATTCCTTTTTTTGTACTGACCTGATGGAATCGAAATTCTTGCCCTTTTTCTCAGGAACCTGGTTTCTTTGTTCTCTATGCAACAGCCTCCACCCCATCCTGAAAGTGTATTCGATCATGGCAGTTTAAAGAAGTACCTGTATAATAATTTAGGAACTCCTTTTGCATAAAATCAAAGGGATTTTTTGTTATAAGGACTGTAATGAATGTTATGGACAATTTGTCTAAGCTTTTCAGGTGTCTTACGGTAATGTTTTTTTTGCTGTGTTCATTGTTTTTTCATGGGATACCGTCAGCAGAAGCTGGAAACCGTTCGACAGGTGATATCCTGGAAGATGATGTAGCTCGTTTCGCTCATGATTTCAGGAGTATCTTTTCTTCCCCTGCACATTTTGATGGCAGTGACTGGATGACGGTTTTTGCGGTTGCAGGTACAGCGACTGCAGCCGTGCTGTGGGTCGATGATCCTGTTCGGGAGTATATGCTCGACAATCGTTCTGGCTTTATGGATGATTTGGTTTCTGTCGGTGATTACTATGGGAAATTATCTACAGGTTACTATCTGGGATCGACTCTCTATGTTGCCGGTATTGTCAGTGAAGATGAATGGGTTCGCTACACAGGGCGGGCCGTACTTGAAGCTCATACATTTTCTCTCCTTATTACGGGTATTCTTAAAGCGGTTACAGGTCGATCGAGACCGTATCTTTTTGAAGGAAACAAACAGTTCAACTGGTTTGAAAAAGAAAACAGCAGATGGTCTTTTCCTTCGGGTCATACAACTGCTGCATTTGCAATCTCATCAGCATTGAGCAGAAGAATCGATAGGCCTTGGGCAACCACCGGTCTTTATGCTTTGTCGGGTATTACTGTGCTGGACCGGATATATGACGACAAACATTGGCTTTCCGATACCATAATCGGGGCTGCAATAGGTACAGCTGTTGGGCTCGCCGTAGGAAAAATGATCAATGAAGAGGAAGCCAGACGAAAAAAGGGCGGTTTGGAGTCCTTGAACGAGCGCCCGGTCGAGCTTGTGCACTTCTCACTGAGTTTTTAGGGTGTAATACTTTGCGTATTGTTTGCAGAAAGTATGCTGATTATTGCCTGAGGTTTTTCGACTAACAATTTTGCACCGCTTTCGAGTAATTCTTCTTTTGTTCTGAAGCCCCAGAGTACCCCCAAAGGAAGCATTCCGGCTGCATTCGCCGTCAGCATGTCTACGTTACTGTCTCCTACATAAAGAATCTCTGCCGGGTCGATTTTCATTTCCTTCGCCATCAAAAGAGCTCCTTGCGGGTCCGGTTTGTGGTTGATTCCTGGGTGGTGCCCTGTGACGCAATCGAATTTCCACCGGGAGAGCAGGGTTTCGACACATAGCTTCGTGAATTTGTCCGATTTGTTGGAGAGCACCCCCTTTTTTATCGAAGTGGTATCCAGCCAGTCAAGTAACTCGTCAATACCGGGATACGGCCGGGTATTGTTTTTCCAGGTTACTGCATAACGTGCCAGCATTTCCTGCATGAGTCTTTCGAGAAGTTCCCGCTGATTTTGCAGATCGGGTGGAAGCGCTCTTCGGACCAGTTCGTTCATGCCGTACCCGACAAGGTAGCGGAACTGGTCTATGTCGTGTGTTGGATAACCGTTGTCGCCAAGAACGTAGTTAAGCGTGTCTGCCAGGTCCTTAAGTGAGTCGAGAAGTGTGCCGTCGAGGTCGAAAATAACTGCTTTGAAGTTCATTGCTCTGTGCTCTTTCGTGCAGTGGCCAGAAAAACGGTATACGTTTTTTCGATGTTTGCACGGTTGGTTTTTGTCAGTTTTGCCGCAGTTGAAAAAGAAATGTCTGTAAATCCTTGCTGTAACAACTGTTTTTGAAACAGATTTCTTCTGAACCCATGATGGACCTTTTCATTGCTGTCGTTGTGAAAGTAGCCGTCTTCTTCATCAAGATCGGCAATTGCCAGATAACCACCCGGAAGCAGTAGTGAAAAAAGTTTTTGTAGTGCCCCATCGACGTTTTCGATATGATGAAAAGTCATACTGCTGAAAATGAGGTGATACTTTTTTGTCTGTTCAGGTATGTGAGGAAAGGAAAAGATATCGGAAACGACCGGTTGTATATTGGACGTCCGTTGCTTGCAGATTTTTTTGTTCAGTTCATCGATCATCTTTTCCGACGTGTCGAGGGCGGTCAAAGATGCTATCATGGAAGAAACAGGGCAGGTCAGGAGCCCGGTTCCACATCCTATTTCCAAAGCATTCCAGTCTGTCTGAAAAGGGAGCTGTTTTTTCATCGATTGCGCTACTTGCCGGGCGAGGTTTACCCTCCGTGGGTTTGCATCCCATGTTTCAGCAGCGGCATTGAAATGGGGGCGATTGTCTGGGCTTTGTTTCAAAAGAGATCTTTTTCCTCTTATACATCAGTATAGCAAAGGAAGGTAATTAAAAAAATCCCGTTACAGAAAATATAAGAGTATCAAAAAGTTGGTGGTTATGAGAAAGGCAGCAATGAGGTTCATGAAAAAACCGAGTCGAAGTAATGTCTTGATGGAGACTTTTTCGAGTCCACCGAATGCGAGAGCGTTGACAGGGGTAGCGACGGGGCTCATAAATGCTCCTGAAGCAGCAACCGTGACAAGCAAAAGCAAAAGGAGCTGTTCAGATTGAAAGAGCGGTTGCATGGCGACTATCGCCGGGGTGACGACAAGCAGAACAGTGGTATTGTTGAATATTTCTGTAACAAATATCGTTGACACGGCAGTAAGGGCATAGAGGATGGCCGGACTGTTGGAAAAAGAG
This genomic window from Prosthecochloris marina contains:
- a CDS encoding HAD family hydrolase, translating into MNFKAVIFDLDGTLLDSLKDLADTLNYVLGDNGYPTHDIDQFRYLVGYGMNELVRRALPPDLQNQRELLERLMQEMLARYAVTWKNNTRPYPGIDELLDWLDTTSIKKGVLSNKSDKFTKLCVETLLSRWKFDCVTGHHPGINHKPDPQGALLMAKEMKIDPAEILYVGDSNVDMLTANAAGMLPLGVLWGFRTKEELLESGAKLLVEKPQAIISILSANNTQSITP
- a CDS encoding BamA/TamA family outer membrane protein produces the protein MRFFLKKYIVTGLVIASTSLCSFSIGIAQPQKIPKSIIGDQKRVQVVPGEHYRASSLHRMLFGDHWRSLWTSPMDVDVLDLQSFAGGLKPYKKGGGFQTISLRFRGSDGKQYRFRTVDKDPTRGMPEKLRGTVVSAVVQDQVSSSNPASVAVISPLLDAAGVLHAPARFVVMPYDREHLGKYYEEFAGLLGTIEEHPDENDGPVNAFAGADKVVKTDTMFEALQKDNRNRVDAEAYLRARLIDLFIGDWDRHAGQWRWAGFREKGEVVWRPVPKDRDNAFSRQDGVFSWVVTQVIPHIEGFGDDLDEVYFLSWSGRPLDRRIFPGLSRVRWKEVTNELQTLLTDELINDAVRQMPPAMYAEEGEKILHDLKTRRDLLVEASDELYRIYAEDVDIYASDKPEFAKIERNGDGTVAVKIYRMQDDLASRDAVPFYARVFDPRHTAEIRLYLEGGNDYAVIDGILAEDIDVRIIGGKGKDKIIDRVTASAGGFSTRAGNYLYDRGSETDFGEGKYTVVDNSRIEDPIDERAKYGFKARDYGRELDASIANLRLDYAPEYGAFLGWGVVLEDYGFRKDPYNYNMELSGGIAYDPGSEFRYKLEYRGDFRSFIDGTELLLEIGTTELDVINFYGFGNESSFDTSLYDEDDFEIKQQLTWIRPTLQFPANSDFQFRTGLEAKFVDLEVEPGSQLETMAPYGIDEDFVGSIIAGFRYDNRDCGKGIMLSPTNQLGRLARGRTFCATAALSGMVLDIEGAYYPELFGNSNSFWKVKAEGTAYLPLPSLPYSRLVLRAGGEKIWGDFPFYEAAYIGGSESIRGYDKQRFAGDASLYANSEFRFYLATFKFFVPVMFGPLAFIETGRVFYDGEDSDRWHTGYGGGLWFGFIEPRYALSIAVGRGVDSARLTDDIGIYVRTGFSF
- a CDS encoding phosphatase PAP2 family protein; the encoded protein is MFFLLCSLFFHGIPSAEAGNRSTGDILEDDVARFAHDFRSIFSSPAHFDGSDWMTVFAVAGTATAAVLWVDDPVREYMLDNRSGFMDDLVSVGDYYGKLSTGYYLGSTLYVAGIVSEDEWVRYTGRAVLEAHTFSLLITGILKAVTGRSRPYLFEGNKQFNWFEKENSRWSFPSGHTTAAFAISSALSRRIDRPWATTGLYALSGITVLDRIYDDKHWLSDTIIGAAIGTAVGLAVGKMINEEEARRKKGGLESLNERPVELVHFSLSF
- a CDS encoding adenylate/guanylate cyclase domain-containing protein — encoded protein: MRTPLKISRNLKSIGRIIFGFMMALYIYLAFFKALSCTYEEFVYPNYSFVFVFFTTVGFVIGAAVAVSDVFFLSRITSNLNFLLTLFVRTVFYVIIALMVLLFFVVWDEYRLPGNAGVFSSERYLRTFFFGEFFVLVLFLTIVGIVINSFRLVVQRVGEKNFWNVVVGRYHTPHEEERVFMFLDLYSSTALAESMGHERYHNLLYDVFNDIAEPITTYGGEVYQYVGDSVVITWNIQDGTKRLNCIRCFFDILKRIEKRAGEYEMRYQHVPHLKAGLHAGKVMAGEVGVEKREIVFHGDTVNTAARIQEECVEMGEQILLSEELLFLFPAKQLKKFATRFKGIISLKGRMSQVALYTISEME
- a CDS encoding Pycsar system effector family protein translates to MTVNNTLLEKVSAYVSQRFAESGKHNTGVYHDLTHTKETVAFGREIAEGTGLSEQSVLLVLLACWFHDIGYIDSPIEHEEKSAEIAERFLVEEGIDKETIEIIKGCIHATKIPQSPRNQLQQIVCDADLSNLGSDNYKKKSELLRIELENNRGLPFSDSEWLQLSIDFFLQHSFFTALAQEKFNGKKEENLVLLKHELQKEQLRKQQRKETKKKNKENATKNRGVERNMEVYYRTSSRNHVSFSAIVDQKANIMIQTNSLIFSIIISLLVRKLDQLPDLIIPTFLMLFTCVATIITSVLATRPKVTRHETTIEDIKNRKANLLFFGSFVNLDIDQYEWGVKEMLKDKPYYIANMIRDTYYLGKVLDKKYKYLKLSYEIFMVGLIISISLYAYAFTN